Genomic segment of Pirellulales bacterium:
CCAGCGATCGAACGCTCCCTCATGGTCGCGGATTGTGCATTAATTGCCGTCCGCATGATGGCTGTTCCCCGTTTCGCCGAATTGCGGCTGCTGGCTGGCGTTTGCAATTGGCAAAGCCGCCGCTTGATCGGAAGCGGCAACTCCCTCAGAAATCGCCGGTTCCGTCTTGGCAGGAATTGTCGCCTCAGTCTCGGTAGGGGTTGCCGACCCGGTTTCGTCCGCTGGTTGAGCAACGGTGGAAACCGGCAGATTCTCTGTTATCGCTGTCGTCGTAGAAGACTGCGGCGATTGAGCAGGTTTCGGCTTCTGTCGTTTCTTGGTCTCGCTGCGATCACAAACGCCCAATGCTACCAGTGCCTCATCCCCTCCTTCTAGATATTTTTGAAATTGGAGCAAATCGCCGAAAGTTCGCAGCGGTTCTTTGCCTTTTTTCATGCCTTCCGAGATTGGGGTCAGCGGCTTCGGCTTGGGTTTCGGCTTGAAATCGCCCTGCTTCCGGGGCGGCTTTCCGGCGTGCGGCGGACGCTGCGAACGGCGCTGCTCGAAATGAGGCGGCCGATTGTCGCGGCGCGGCGGTGGTGCCCCTGCCGACGGGGTCGATGCCGCGGCTCCGTCGGCACGGCTCGATGGCCCGGTGGTATCGCCTTTCGGCGTATTGTCGGCGGTTGCAGAATTTGAATGTGGAGCGCCTTGCCGTGAAGGGCGTCGCGGCGGACGATCGTGACGCGGACGATCGGCCTGTTGACGATCGCCCGGAGTTTGTTTAGGCCGCGGTTCATGCTTTGGCGTACCGGGAGGAATCATGGTGAGCGACACTCGGCGACGCGTCTTGTCAATTTCCATGACCCACACCTTCACGATATCGCCGACGGACACCACATCGTGTGGGTCGCGGACAAATCGATTCGCCAATTGACTGACGTGAACCAATCCGCTGTCGTGCAGGCCGATATCGACAAAGGCACCAAAATCGACCACATTCAGCACGCTGCCGAGCAATTCCATGCTGGGTTGCAAATCGTCGAGCTTGAGAATTCCTCGCTTGAAAATTGGCTGCGGCAAATCTTCGCGCGGATCGCGCCCCGGACGGGTAAGCTGGCTGAGGATGTCACGCAGCGTCAACTGCCCCGCCTGAAGGTCGGCGGCGAGTTGTTCGGTGTTCAACTCGCCCATGCGCTGTTCGAGAGTGGCGGTCGTTTCTTTCTGCCGCATATCGTCGAGGGTAAAGCCCTGTTTTTCGACGACCTGCTTGGCCAGTGCATAGCTTTCCGGATGGATCCAAGTCGCGTCGAGCGGGTTGTCTCCCTCGACGATCTTTAGGAAGCCGGCGGCTTGGACAAACGCCGCTTCGCCGAAGCCGGGGACTTCCTTGAGTTGTTCGCGGTTGCGAAACGGGCCATTGGCGATGCGGTGGTCGTAAAGTCGCCGCGCGGTGAGCTGATTCAAGCCGCTCACGTAGCGCAGCAGTGCAGGGCTGGCGGTGTTGAGATCGACGCCGACATAATTGACACATGACTCGACCACCGCATCGAGCGATGCGCGCAGATGCTTTGCTTTGACATCGTGCTGATAAAGCCCAACGCCTAGGCTGCCTGCGTCGATCTTGACCAATTCGCTGAGCGGATCAAGCAGACGCCGACCAATGCTGATGGAGCTGCGCAGCGTCGCGTCGTATTGCGGCAGTTCCTCGCGGCCGATCGGGCTGGTCGAATAAACGCTCGCTCCGGCTTCGTTGACGATGATGTAGGCGACCCCATCGTCTTTCAGATCGCCAGCCAGAAGCTCGCTGAGAATCTCTTCCGTCTCGCGGCAAGCGGTTCCGTTGCCCAGCGCAATCAATTGGAGATTGTGTTGTCTGATGAGTTCGACGATTTTTGCACGACCTTCGACCTTGCGCTCTTGCTTGCCGACAAGGTGAATGACCGCGTGGTCGGTAAGATTGCCGAACTCGTCGAGCACCGCTAGTTTGCAGCCGCTCTTAAAACCGGGATCGATCGCCAGTACGCGTCGCCCCCGCACCGGCGGCAACAGCAACAGGTTCCTCAAGTTCTTGGCGAATACCTCGACCGCGTGTGTCTCCGCAGATTCAGCCATTTCGCGGCGAATTTCACGCTCCAAGCTGGGCAGCACAAGGCGTTCCAAAGCATCCTTGACGCAGCCTTTCAGAAACGTGGCATGGAAGTGTTCCGGAGGCACGAGCAGCGATTCCGCCTCTTGCTGCAATGCTGCCGCGTCCGCTTCGATTTTCACCCGCAGCATTTTCGCGCGCTCGCCGCGGTTAATCGCCAAGACGCGGTGCGGCGGGATCTTTGATAAGGCCTCGCGAAACTCGAAATAATCGCGGAATTCCTTCCCTTGCTGTTCAGCAATTTCCGTCTTTCCGCTTGCCAGATGGCCGGTTCGTTTGACGATTTTTCGCAGTCGCCCACGCAAATCGGCCCGTTCGCTGAAGTCTTCCGCCAGAATATGGCCGACGCCCAACAACACGTCGGCGACATTGCTCACCTGCCGATCGGCATCGACAAAATCGGCGGCACGCTGATCGAGATTGGCGGCTTGCGGACTACTGAGAAGGATTTCAGTCGCCAGCGGCTCCAACTTCCTTTCCCGTGCCAGCGTCGCCAGCGTTTGTTTCTTAGGCTTGAACGGTAGGTAGAGGTCTTCGAGGCGCTTGATGCTGTCGGCCATTTCGATCGATTTGGCCAACTCCGGTGTAAGTTTGGCTTGGCCCTCGATCGACCGTAGGATGGTTTGCTTCCGCTCGACAAGCACTCGCAACCGGTTCACGCGATCCTGAATTTGACGAATTTGCTCTTCGTCGAGGCCGCCGGTTTGATCTTTGCGATAGCGAGTAATAAACGGAACCGTGTTGCCGGCATCGAGTAGGCGCACGGCGCTTTCCACTTGCCCAATCGGCAGTGAGAGGCCGTGGGCGACGGGCGCAAGATCAATAGTTGCGGTGAATGCCATTCCAGAGCATCGGGGAAGGAGTATTCCCGCGGAGAGGCCGCGCGGCGCGGTGCGAATCTTTCAAAAAATTGGTTCGCTTGAAGTGAGAAAGCCGCAAGAGGATGGACGCACAGGACGAATATGGATACCGTCGAAACAGCCGCAGGGCCGCTCACGCTGATTGTTGCCAAGCATGAATGTATGCTAGCGGTGGAACGATTGTCAAGATTCGGCTCGGTTCGGTTGTGAATCTCTTAAAATCGCAGGTAAAGTATGACCGCAACGACCGTTGATACCAATTTAGGCAACTCCGGGCGAATAGCTTACCCAGTATCGTTGATTGAATGGCACTTGAACTGTTGTAAGTGGTTTATTGGATTAGCTTTTTGTAATTCGCGCGAGGTTCGCGGAGATGTTTGTACGGTTTAGGCCGGCGTTTCACCAGTCGAGGTTCGTAACGATCCGGTCGGTCGGCAACGGCGTGGGTGGCAATGCAGGTCAGCAGCGCTTGGCAGCCGGCCGCCAGCGGCATGCAGGAGCCCAGCAACGGCAAAAACTGACAGACGGTTTGCAGTGCGCCTTTGAAGCTGATTTGCCACGGGCAAATTTCCGCTTCCAGCGCGGCGGTGGCCATCATCTGCCGGATCGGATTGTAGCCCAGCAGATGCATCCAGAACTCGTTGCGCACTCGCTGGGGCGTCTTGCAGCGCAGGTGGTCCATCTGCAGCACCACTTTCAGACTCCGCAAGTACAACTCCGCTTGCCAGCGGAGACGGTACAGATCGCCGATTTCCTCGCGCGGATAGAGCTCGGCGTCCAGCAGCGTGGTCACGACCACGACCTGCTTGGGTGCGAAAGCCGCGCTGCGTCACCCGCACGCGGACTTCCCGCAGCAACAATTCCGCGGGCAACGCCGCATATTCTTCCGCCGATATCCACTCGGGCTTGGCGGTCTTCGGACAGCGCACCAGATGATCGTCTTTGCCCAGCCAGCGGCCGGTGCGAAAGTCGGTTACACTCGGCCTCGATATAA
This window contains:
- a CDS encoding RNA-binding transcriptional accessory protein, translating into MAFTATIDLAPVAHGLSLPIGQVESAVRLLDAGNTVPFITRYRKDQTGGLDEEQIRQIQDRVNRLRVLVERKQTILRSIEGQAKLTPELAKSIEMADSIKRLEDLYLPFKPKKQTLATLARERKLEPLATEILLSSPQAANLDQRAADFVDADRQVSNVADVLLGVGHILAEDFSERADLRGRLRKIVKRTGHLASGKTEIAEQQGKEFRDYFEFREALSKIPPHRVLAINRGERAKMLRVKIEADAAALQQEAESLLVPPEHFHATFLKGCVKDALERLVLPSLEREIRREMAESAETHAVEVFAKNLRNLLLLPPVRGRRVLAIDPGFKSGCKLAVLDEFGNLTDHAVIHLVGKQERKVEGRAKIVELIRQHNLQLIALGNGTACRETEEILSELLAGDLKDDGVAYIIVNEAGASVYSTSPIGREELPQYDATLRSSISIGRRLLDPLSELVKIDAGSLGVGLYQHDVKAKHLRASLDAVVESCVNYVGVDLNTASPALLRYVSGLNQLTARRLYDHRIANGPFRNREQLKEVPGFGEAAFVQAAGFLKIVEGDNPLDATWIHPESYALAKQVVEKQGFTLDDMRQKETTATLEQRMGELNTEQLAADLQAGQLTLRDILSQLTRPGRDPREDLPQPIFKRGILKLDDLQPSMELLGSVLNVVDFGAFVDIGLHDSGLVHVSQLANRFVRDPHDVVSVGDIVKVWVMEIDKTRRRVSLTMIPPGTPKHEPRPKQTPGDRQQADRPRHDRPPRRPSRQGAPHSNSATADNTPKGDTTGPSSRADGAAASTPSAGAPPPRRDNRPPHFEQRRSQRPPHAGKPPRKQGDFKPKPKPKPLTPISEGMKKGKEPLRTFGDLLQFQKYLEGGDEALVALGVCDRSETKKRQKPKPAQSPQSSTTTAITENLPVSTVAQPADETGSATPTETEATIPAKTEPAISEGVAASDQAAALPIANASQQPQFGETGNSHHADGN